DNA sequence from the Acipenser ruthenus chromosome 8, fAciRut3.2 maternal haplotype, whole genome shotgun sequence genome:
aaaggcgctcctcgcaggatgtgccctatagcctggagatcgctggttcgaatccaggctatgtcacagctgaccgtaaccgagagttcctagggggcggcgcacaattggctgagcgctgcccgggtagggagggcttaggtcggcaggggaatccacggctcgccgcgcatcagcgacccctgtggccgataaggcgcctgtggctctgcagcggagccgccagatctgtgttgtcctccggcactataggtctggtggcgttgctgtggatctgcagtgcgaaaaatgacggcttggaaggagcacgtttcggaggacgcgtgttccagcctccgtttcccgagtcggcgggggggttgcgagcggtgagccggggatacagataataattgggcatgctaaattggggtgaaaaccggggtaaaaataattggcgacgactaaatttatataaaaaaaaaaaaaaaaaaaaaacactctgaatATGTGAACTAGTCTGCTTAACCGCTGTTATGTTGTGATGTCCCACATTAACCCGGTTGTTTAGCTCAACTGCATGTATGAGTGTATCAATATCTTATGTGATGGACCTGTGTTTTTCTTACAAAACAGGACTTGATGAAATTAGATTAATATGTCTAATGGTTTGGGTTGTCTAATGGTTTGGGTTGtcaatgcatttatttgttttttcattatgtCTTTCAGAGTCAGGAAGAACGATTTGCATTTCTTGCCGAATGGTATGACCCAAATGCTGCCCTTCTAAGGCAGTATCAGTTTCTGTTTTATCCAAAAGATCGGTCAGTTGAAATGGTAAGATATTTCAAGTGTTAAATGTAGtgttgtttttcaaacaaacttctGATACAAGTGTTTTCATAGTTGCTTTAAAGCAGGTGAATATTTCCATAAATTCACATTTCTACAGTTTGTCTAAATTAAATTatcaagaaaaaaatacattcaagtaGTAAGGGACATTTTTCCATTTTCTGTGATGAATAAAACAAGCCCACACTTGGTGTGTCATGGTACTGCTTTAAAGGCTGTCTTTAATACTGTTCCCAGATACATGAGTAACTGAGCTATGAGTACTTGAATGTGTATTACAGGACATGTGATCCCTACCAGTCAACACTTTTGATTAAGTGTCAGCCTCAGTGGCCTTGACTGTATAATAAATCTACTCTAACTGAAAGAAGCTTTTGGATTTTCACAGAGAGGATAAGTTATTAGAAAAAAGGAAATTTACAAATAACAGAAAGCTGAGGTTCATTCTGTATAGGTAAAAACATAACGAAACTGCAGTAGCTTTAGTTCATACAAAAAGTCTTTCTGCACTGCAACTAGAGCAACCATTTGTCCCGATTTTTAGGATACAGCTGAAAATATGATGAGTATAGTACTTCTACTTTCATTGCAAGTTCCTCAAACCAACGTTGCATAATTAGTTGGTTATATTTCACattccaaaaacaaaaaatccttttaaatgtttttgttttgtttttaatgcctGGTACAAGCTGGCAGTTTTCCAACTCCAATTTCATAACTTTGAGCAACACATTTAAGAAAACAATATGCCAGGGTTGGGCAATAAGATCAGAACTGCACGTTGAAACCCAAATAAATGACAGTACATGCAGTTTTGCTATTCACAATTAAATGAGTTCTGCCCAAAATATTTACTGGTATTCTCTCAtggttgcttttaaaaataattatacaatttCAGATGTTTTACTAATACAACAAAATTGTATTATTTAAGCAAAACTCATATGTGGCACCAACTGTTCGGCATTtattaagaaatatttatttaaatattatatataatttaatataacaatataatataaaagGATGCCGAAACTTGTCTAACATGAAGGTAGTGTATAGTATGGTATTTTAGCACATGTTtgtaggcagtgtggtccagtggttaaagtccagggcttgtaaccagaaggtcaccggttcaaatcccaccctgccactgactgactcactgtgtgaccttgagcaagtcacttaacccccttgtactccatcctgcggatgagatgttaaatcaatgtcctattgtaagtgactctgcatataatgcacagttcacagcctacctatgtaaagtgctttgtgatggtggtccactatgaaaggcactatataaaaataaagatattattattatatattgtatttagaTTTAGTATAGCCCCACAGATGCAAGCAATGTATTTTGTGGCATTATTGGTGGACACATGAGCAATCCAAATAAGTAACCACTCGTCTGGGATGCTTAATCAGATCACTCGGATCATCCTTCAGTATCCCCATATAGTAGGATGTAGTAAATAGGCTTTGTGTCATTCTATTGATTACCATGCTTACCAGCTGAGGCTCGTAGGTTATTTTTGTTGaccactatatactgtacattaggtGTTAAAAAGTTTGTTTCTTCCAATATTCTCAAAGTTTCCACACTATGTATTGCAAACCTTTCCTAGGGTATAAACATGGTTTCTTGTTCTAGATTTGAACTGTTAAACACCATTCGAACACCccaaattacaaaaatgaaaccaGTATTTTATCTTAGTTAAGGTCAAATTGAGGTCCAAACGTATTAGTTATCTGTAAAACAGCTTTTCGCTTTTCCAACACAATGTCAAGCTAAATATGTGTATTGTACATATACATTATGTGGATTTGCAAATGTGTTATACTGGTAAGTCTATATACCGTAAAGCACaccatacagtatatgttaaaGAAACATAGAAGTATAACACCAGATCGTAAaaggttttcaaattgaaattcaAACTGCCTTTCTTTGTTATCATTTCACAGTTTGACATGAAAAACCATCGTACCTTTTTAAGAAGGACAAAATATGACGATATAAACCTGCAAGATCTCTTTGTGGGCAACCGTTTGAACGTGTTTTCACGGCAGCTTCACTTAATAGAATATGGGGACCAGTACACAGCAAGCAAACTGGGCAGCAGGAAAGAAAAGTAAGGattattgtttaaatgttaacACCAAGCATTTTGTCACATAATCTTCAAATTACTTTTGCACCTCACAATAACTTGGGCTGCATAATGAAACACAGCAAGCCAAACTACTTATACCCACAATGTGTATAATGTTCATATTGGATTATAATAGTCAGTTCAGTGGTTCAAGTGTATCCTGTGAGTGACTGGTAGACCTGTGCCACACAACCTctgatttttttcacagtcaagaTTTACTGTGGCTGTTTTCATTCAACTTTTGAATTTAATTTTCCAGTATTATTTTAGTGTTGATCACAGTATCACAGTACCACAGTTGTCAACTTGaccgattttttatttttttccccccctattTAAAGAAAATTATCTAGTCTCAATTCAGTTAACTTTCAGATTTTAGGAAAATACAAATCATTTTATCATTGATTAATGTTTAAAGATAATAATTGATTCAGATGTTCTGTTCATTGCATGAATTTATATGATCTTTTTCTCTGCGAAAAAAGTTTATCGAATTGGGCTGTAGGTTTAATACGGTTAGGTATCCTTGTTTGTACATTTTGGTAGATCCACTGACCCTGCCATCATTGGAATGTTAACCCTTTTATATCCTTTATCACATAATTTAAGATACAGACTTACAGGGTTAAGTAAAGTGCTTGGGTTCAATTTACAGGTCATTTTTGTCATTCGATCGGATATTTTTGCCAAATTTGATAATTGGATTTTCattattaaatgtaaaaacaaataaacagaatgtTTTGACATTATGGCTACAGCTTATATTGAAAGGCGTAGTTttttaaggtaacattattccaGGCAGTATAATAGGGTTCATGTTATAGGGTAGTAGTATACAAGGTGGCTCAGCCATGCATGTTATCCATATAGATTTTATTATTCTAAAAATGACATTGATGTAAGATGAGTTCCAATGAATAAGTCACTACCCTGCTGATATGCAAGTTGAGCTGTGTTTAGTGCATGCTTTATTGTTGACAAGCTTTAATATTTTTGAAGGACATTGGGTGTGAATGGCAGCACATATGTTACATTAAAATTATTGTCTGCTGATGCTATCATCATTTTGCTTCAGCTCATGagttttaaattacattattttccttTTGGTTAAATATTCAGGGATTGTGAATGTCGTGACTGGTCTTAATGGTTTTggaaattcatttatttttcctcACTGCTCTGTAACACAGAGTAATGTGTGCTGGAATGAGGATGACTCATGCACTGTAACTATATATGCAAACCTGATGCATACTAAATATTGATAAAAAATCTCGTATTCTTACCACACATCTGGGGTTTCCCAAAGGAATATTTAGCTTGTCTtaagtttataaaaaatatacaaatatagttgtttgatttgtatattgcacttttatttatttatttatttatttatttatttatttgtttgtttgtttgtttgtttatttttttattaagaacaCTTGCTATGATCAAACCAGATGCTACTGACAAGTTAGGAACAATAATTCAATTGATCTATGATGCAGGCCTGACAGTAACCAAAGCAAAAATGACAGCTTTGTCACGGTAAGCAAGTTCactagaaaattattattatttttttttttggactgctTTTCTTAGCTTAAGTGACTCTGAAATACCGTACAACCACAACTTACCATATGAaaactaaattattaaattaCATGTTTAACAGCCTGTAGAACAATCAAACAATCTCTAAACCACATAGAGGGGCCCATTTAAATGGTATTTCTGGCAGGGCTGAGGTAGTTACTTGTTTGGCAGATGCTTTCTTCGACAAAAATGTAGAAATGAGTGTTTAAAAGAAATAGTGTAAAAAGAGATCACACATGGAATATTCTGGAGAACAGGCAGAACAGGCTGCTGCAGTTTTCTACCCTAATCTGTGTCCAGATGCCATTTGCAAGTGCATATTATGTATGTGAGTAAATTCTTTTGTAAGCctgtgatttctttattttattattatttatttattgtctgcTGAAGGTGATAAGCATTGCAAAAGCTTTAAGGTGTACTTTGTTATTCATTAACCATAATTAAGGTTTGCTTTGCAGGAAGGAGGCCTTGGACTTCTATGCAGAACATCAGTCAAAGTCTTTCTTCAAGTGAGTGTTTCCTGGGTTAATATTTGACCTTTTATAGGAAAGCAGAGGACACAGTTTCAAGGAGCAACGAAAGCTACCAGCCATCAGCATTCCTGTGACATTGCTGTGACTTTGCAGTACTCTCAGACTACAGCCTGAGCAACACAACTGCAGCCTGACAACATTattatgaaatgctttttatattttttatttagcccAAAAGGATTTTCTTTTCATAATAAAATATGAAGAAACGGCAGTTCTGAGACATGGAACATGGCTTGTTTTTATCATGACAGCGAACAAAAGTGTATTGTGAATAGAGTATGCTTCTGTAGAGTGATCTATACAAATTAAATTCTGAAAATCTCATCTATAATGTGGTGTTCATTATTAATTGATTTCTTAACGTTCTTGTCACAAATACGTTTGACATGCTTTTCTATATTGTTATACACCAAGAAAGGGTTTGGCAGAAACTAAAAATGTGAATTGTAAGTAAGATCTGTTTCTTGAAAACTGGTTTTGTTAGAACAGAATGTTTCAACTTAAGCTACTCCATATTTAGTAATGGAAACCTCTGTGACATATAAGTCTGTTTATAAATTGGACTACATTTTCAGTTAATTAGACAGGCTAATAGTTCAATGGGTGTCCCTCATCCTTGCAGTAACCTTGTGCAGTTTATAACCTCTGGCCCGGTTGTTGCCATGGAGATCCTGGGAGATGAGGCTGTGACTGCCTGGAGAAGGCTCCTGGGGCCAACAGACTCGAGTGTGGCTCGAAACGAGGCGCCAGACAGTGTGCGGGCAAATTTTGGCACAGATGGCACCAAGAATGCTGGGCATGGTTCTGATTCACTCGCATCAGCAGCAAGAGTAAGTGTCTTGTTTGGAAAGATGCAGGGTATACataattgttttaattcattttgttttgtatggaTATCAATAACCAATTTTGACACAGTTGTCCACATGACCAACAGCTTACATTAGAAAGATAAAACAGTGATCAGACACAGCCTACTCCTGATGACACTGTAGGTATTGTAAATGCAAAATTCTAATAGTAAAAGGTTTAATAGTAGATGCAATGTCAAATGCAGCTAAatcattgaaaaaagaaaacattttagcTATTGCCTTTAAAATGGTGAAAAATCAGCTGGTTTCTCAAAGAAAATTGATTCCTGTTTTGAAGGACAGTTTCCTTGTGTAGAAGATTCAGATATCAAATATTTGTGTAGCTTTTATTATTGTTAACCAAGGAAAGCCCAGCTGAGGTGCAGTGAGCTCCTGCCTCTATCTGTGTTATTCAGCTGAGAGCACTGAATCACAGATATTAAATGTGTTGCTCAAGGTCACAGAGTGAGTCTGCGGCTGAGATGAATCCAGGATTTCCCAGCTCTAAGCTCTTTTGCTCTAAGCATAAGACCACGCTCGCTAATAAAACAGttttgtgtgatatatatatataaaagcttgGGTGTAAGCAGAACTCTGTATAATGAAGCTGTTATGTAGTATTTATAGACATTCTTCCCTTATTCTATCACAGTCCTCATCATTTTATGCATGTTGCATACTGATACAGGCCGCAACAAATCTAAGTAATAGTGTAGTAATTTTGCTTACATGTTCGCTATGCTTTATTGTGCTAGCCTATGCTTGACCAAGCTTTTACCATATTTGGCAATGCTTTGCCAGCTCCTGGATCTGTGGTATGCACGTGCCTATACATTCTAGGATGCCTTTTATTGTCTAGTTTTTATATTGCTCACCATTTTTCTAGAGATGAAGAACAGAACTAAACATAggacaggattttcaaaagtttgtaaatgataattcCAGTgtttaatcaagaaatcggtatgtagcattgattttggcattttcaggCGGTCATTGTGCCTATTTTGTTAGTAAATAATAGTCCTAATTTGATTTCTGAAATTGCTGATATTCATGAAACGGTTCTAGGCGTACAGCAATACAGTGTAAAACcaatataaaattgtattttattaacaaaaacactaAAAGCTTTATGTATCAGGCCCACCATTTTAGGCTTTTAATATTAACATATAGttcctttttttcttgttttttgtgtaGGAGCTGGAGTTTTTCTTCCCATCAACTGGTCGTGGCCCATCTAATACTGCGAAATATAGTGACTGCACTTGTTGCCTTATTAAGCCTCATGCCATTACAGAAGGTATGTAGTACTTCGACATTTATCGACTTGGTTAATGTGCACTTACTGATTTACTAGTTTGAAATGACAGAGAGGTTCATAGAAAAAAGCTGTGTACATAATACAGTATCAAGACAGGAACTTGTAGCTGTCTCTTTACCCCAGAAACCCAGTCATACGATTGAATTATGACAGCCACATTTAAATCAGAGGTCAGTGTCAAGGTCACCAACACAGTTTGCACATATGAAGTCACAACCTCAAATGGTGTTTTGTAATATTACTGCCACAAAAGGGTGCCCCAATCGAACTTGACCTACAAAGTATAAATTGTATATCTCATCCTGTAGTCATACTGACAGATTTTGTAGTATATGAAGTCATCATCTGAAATGGCTTATGCGATATCGGTAGTTGAAATGGCTGTGGCAACCATATACATATTATTAGTACTGTTTTAAAATCTTGGAATAGGTCTAACAGTTCTTAAGCTGAGAAACCATATGAAATTGCCAAAGAGGTATAGCTTgtagcactattattattattttaaatcataaaatgtctttttaaaatagattttttttaaatgcgacAGTGGGGTGTTCTAGAACAAATAATACGAGGAGTGGTGATTTAGCCCTTTCATGATTACAAGTTACAGATAACTAGTCTGTGACTTGAATATTTATGGATTTCTTGTAGCTGAAGATGGTTGAAAGGCTGACATCTTTCCTTTATGACTCACGCTGGAGGTACCACAGCGTTCTTGCACATTACAGGTTTCTTGGAAATTATAAACTCTTGTATCTTTAGTAATGTTTAACAGCAGCCAGTTGCAACCTGTGGTGCCATCTTTTAATAACTAGCTCATTTTAACCTGTGATAACGACATTTGGTGACAAAACAGCCTGCAGTTCTAGCCTCTGATGTAGCACTGCTACATGAATTGAAAGTCGCTGTTATTACTTAGGGAATTCTGTGTGCGTCACACCTTCGAAAGAAAATGGTAATGATGCGAATGAACTCTGTATTTATACTGTACCACTGAACATCTATGCAGTATTTGGTATCTGTCGTTAGAGTTGGCGACACTGTCTCTAACCTGTCACTTCTAGGCCCTGGATTCGATTCTAGTCTGGGGTACTTGAACAAAATCACATCTGGTTGATAGACTTCCACTTGTACACTTTCCGGAAGGAAAATGTAATTGGGTGGATGGATGTTGTGGTGTCCAGGCACAGAATGGCTGTCGAGCTCCATCCCAGAGGTTGCTAAAGGACAGTGTTCATGCATCCTATAAGAGAATAATGGTTGTGTTAAAAGCTCCCGAGtggcccagagctgtgtggtcctccgacactgtagctgtgaaggtagctgcatggcgggcctgcagagtgaaaagaagtggacggctgatagcacacgtttcggaggacgcatgtgctcgtcttcgtctctcctgagtcagcgcaggggttgcAATGGTGAGCCagtcttaaaagaaaaaaaataaataaataaaaataaaaatgggcatttcaaattggggagaaaatggggtaaaaaaaaataaattttggcgattccaaatttaaggaaaaaaaaaagtcgtcTTCGACATCAGCACAGGTATCCTTTTAAAAAGATGCATATAGATTTTCCTGTcatcatgttgtgtttttttttatgagtaTGTGAAGATCATTTCATGCTTCAGCATTATTGCACTGTATCTTATTTCAAAGAATGAGACTGCTCTGTGCACATTTACCTTGTCGCTATGCAAGGTGACCTCTGAAATGTATTGAGCAATGTGATACAGAATGATCACAGAAGCCATCTACAAATATTCTGAG
Encoded proteins:
- the LOC117407003 gene encoding nucleoside diphosphate kinase 7-like isoform X4, translating into MSQEERFAFLAEWYDPNAALLRQYQFLFYPKDRSVEMFDMKNHRTFLRRTKYDDINLQDLFVGNRLNVFSRQLHLIEYGDQYTASKLGSRKEKKEALDFYAEHQSKSFFNNLVQFITSGPVVAMEILGDEAVTAWRRLLGPTDSSVARNEAPDSVRANFGTDGTKNAGHGSDSLASAARELEFFFPSTGRGPSNTAKYSDCTCCLIKPHAITEELTGKILNAISDAGFEISALQMFILDRANAEEFYEIYKGVVAEYTGMVAELCSGPCMALEIHGSEAPKTFREFCGPADPEIARHLRPHTLRAVFGKTKLQNAVHCTDLPDDGILEKLYISIGVCKLLTTTVYICICIYIQTCSNLLVPLQLIEIMLHSS
- the LOC117407003 gene encoding nucleoside diphosphate kinase 7-like isoform X1, with protein sequence MSQEERFAFLAEWYDPNAALLRQYQFLFYPKDRSVEMFDMKNHRTFLRRTKYDDINLQDLFVGNRLNVFSRQLHLIEYGDQYTASKLGSRKEKTLAMIKPDATDKLGTIIQLIYDAGLTVTKAKMTALSRKEALDFYAEHQSKSFFNNLVQFITSGPVVAMEILGDEAVTAWRRLLGPTDSSVARNEAPDSVRANFGTDGTKNAGHGSDSLASAARELEFFFPSTGRGPSNTAKYSDCTCCLIKPHAITEELTGKILNAISDAGFEISALQMFILDRANAEEFYEIYKGVVAEYTGMVAELCSGPCMALEIHGSEAPKTFREFCGPADPEIARHLRPHTLRAVFGKTKLQNAVHCTDLPDDGILEKLYISIGVCKLLTTTVYICICIYIQTCSNLLVPLQLIEIMLHSS
- the LOC117407003 gene encoding nucleoside diphosphate kinase 7-like isoform X2, whose translation is MSQEERFAFLAEWYDPNAALLRQYQFLFYPKDRSVEMFDMKNHRTFLRRTKYDDINLQDLFVGNRLNVFSRQLHLIEYGDQYTASKLGSRKEKTLAMIKPDATDKLGTIIQLIYDAGLTVTKAKMTALSRKEALDFYAEHQSKSFFNNLVQFITSGPVVAMEILGDEAVTAWRRLLGPTDSSVARNEAPDSVRANFGTDGTKNAGHGSDSLASAARELEFFFPSTGRGPSNTAKYSDCTCCLIKPHAITEELTGKILNAISDAGFEISALQMFILDRANAEEFYEIYKGVVAEYTGMVAELCSGPCMALEIHGSEAPKTFREFCGPADPEIARHLRPHTLRAVFGKTKLQNAVHCTDLPDDGILEVQYFFKILDG
- the LOC117407003 gene encoding nucleoside diphosphate kinase 7-like isoform X3, whose translation is MFDMKNHRTFLRRTKYDDINLQDLFVGNRLNVFSRQLHLIEYGDQYTASKLGSRKEKTLAMIKPDATDKLGTIIQLIYDAGLTVTKAKMTALSRKEALDFYAEHQSKSFFNNLVQFITSGPVVAMEILGDEAVTAWRRLLGPTDSSVARNEAPDSVRANFGTDGTKNAGHGSDSLASAARELEFFFPSTGRGPSNTAKYSDCTCCLIKPHAITEELTGKILNAISDAGFEISALQMFILDRANAEEFYEIYKGVVAEYTGMVAELCSGPCMALEIHGSEAPKTFREFCGPADPEIARHLRPHTLRAVFGKTKLQNAVHCTDLPDDGILEKLYISIGVCKLLTTTVYICICIYIQTCSNLLVPLQLIEIMLHSS